In Quercus robur chromosome 11, dhQueRobu3.1, whole genome shotgun sequence, the following proteins share a genomic window:
- the LOC126706767 gene encoding acetylserotonin O-methyltransferase-like: MEETQREFHHEEEEEEHADINIWKYILGFSEMAVVKCAIDLGIADAIESHGSPIALSDLSSTLGCASSPLYRIMRFLMHRGIFKEKLTTQGSPGYAQTPLSRRLMRQGEHSMAAFILMDSSPVMLAPWLSLSARVLTNGTSSFEKAHGEDLWSYTAANPDHSQLFNEAMACDARLVVPAMIQGCPGLFGGLSSLVDVGGGNGTTIKLLVKACPWLQGINFDLPHVVSVAAEISGVEHVGGDMFESVPKADAAFILWVLHDWADKECIQILKKCKEAIPEDKGKVIIVDAVIQEQEEMDKLTDARLMLDMVIMAHTTTGKERTLKEWGFILGEAGFSRYTVKSIRALQSVIEAFP; the protein is encoded by the exons atggaaGAAACACAAAGAGAGTTTCaccatgaagaagaagaagaagaacatgcaGACATAAATATCTGGAAGTACATATTGGGCTTTTCAGAAATGGCTGTAGTCAAGTGTGCCATTGATCTTGGGATAGCTGATGCCATTGAAAGCCATGGAAGCCCCATTGCACTCTCGGACTTGTCTTCAACTCTAGGATGTGCTTCTTCCCCACTCTATCGCATTATGAGGTTCCTAATGCACCGTGGAATATTCAAAGAGAAACTCACTACCCAAGGCTCCCCAG GTTATGCACAAACGCCTCTATCTCGCCGTTTGATGAGACAAGGAGAACATAGCATGGCTGCTTTTATTTTGATGGACAGCAGCCCAGTGATGCTGGCACCATGGCTTAGTCTAAGTGCCCGAGTTCTAACTAATGGAACTTCGTCATTTGAGAAGGCTCATGGTGAAGATTTATGGAGCTATACAGCAGCAAATCCTGATCATAGCCAGCTCTTCAATGAAGCAATGGCTTGTGATGCAAGGCTGGTGGTGCCAGCGATGATTCAAGGTTGTCCAGGATTATTTGGTGGGCTTAGCAGTTTGGTAGATGTGGGTGGAGGCAATGGAACCACCATAAAGTTGTTGGTTAAGGCATGTCCATGGCTTCAAGGCATCAACTTTGATCTTCCTCATGTTGTCTCTGTTGCTGCAGAGATCAGCGGAGTTGAACATGTTGGGGGTGATATGTTTGAAAGTGTTCCAAAGGCCGATGCTGCTTTCATATTG TGGGTTCTGCATGATTGGGCAGACAAAGAGTGCATCCAAATCCTTAAAAAATGCAAAGAAGCAATTCCAGAGGACAAGGGAAAGGTAATAATTGTTGATGCTGTGATCCAAGAACAAGAGGAAATGGACAAGCTAACTGATGCAAGGTTGATGCTAGACATGGTGATAATGGCCCATACAACTACGGGCAAAGAGAGGACCTTGAAAGAGTGGGGATTTATTCTTGGAGAAGCTGGATTTAGTAGATACACAGTGAAATCAATTCGTGCTTTGCAATCTGTAATTGAGGCATTTCCATAA